The following proteins are co-located in the Gordonia polyisoprenivorans genome:
- a CDS encoding long-chain-acyl-CoA synthetase produces the protein MTTPHSADTGLLPDITLRDILSGLASLRPDLGGVLRSLPALIPRPPGRQMSIGKRFVQSVEAYPDRDFLRFEGRSITYRDANAHANRIADFLSRQGISRGDVVAIESRNHPDVVITMLAIVKLGAIAGMLNFHQRGSVLEHSLGLIGAKVLIYQPDLAEVLESVPESALPEVRLDFAELHGGAARCSPRNPAVTDSIPMSDNALYIFTSGTTGFPKASKMSHYRWLAAMSGIGGLGIRLRRDDVMYTALPFYHNNALTISVSSVLASGACLAIGRQFSASGFIDEIIENDATAFCYIGELCRYLLAQPERPTDRAHRLRVAVGNGLRPDIWDAFTERFGIDRIVELYAASEANIGFINVLGIPKTAGWSPLKYAIVEYDEDTGQPRRGPDGKVVKVPRHGTGLLLAEINRRVPFDGYTDPSASEKKVVTGAFTAGDRWFNSGDVVRDQGFSHIGFVDRIGDTFRWKGENVATTEVEAVLDAHPAVEEAVVFGVQVPGVDGKAGMAAISLTSGATFDPVAFAEHVRSGLPGYAVPLFVRLTDHLEHTSTFKNMRTQLRTESFGDTGDDPVYVLDGDEYVEFYDGFVTALAGPRAAVRPS, from the coding sequence ATGACAACTCCGCATTCGGCAGATACGGGACTTCTCCCCGACATCACCCTGCGAGACATCCTGTCGGGGCTCGCGTCTCTGCGCCCGGACCTCGGGGGAGTACTGCGGTCGTTGCCGGCGCTGATCCCGCGCCCGCCCGGTCGGCAGATGTCCATCGGGAAGCGTTTCGTCCAGTCCGTCGAGGCCTATCCCGATCGCGATTTCCTGCGCTTCGAGGGGCGGTCGATCACCTACCGTGACGCCAACGCGCACGCCAACCGGATCGCGGACTTCCTGAGTCGGCAGGGGATCTCACGCGGCGACGTCGTGGCCATCGAATCGCGCAACCATCCCGACGTGGTGATCACCATGCTGGCGATCGTGAAACTCGGGGCGATTGCGGGGATGCTCAACTTTCACCAGCGCGGGTCGGTCCTCGAACACAGCTTGGGGCTCATCGGCGCGAAGGTCCTGATCTACCAACCCGATCTCGCCGAGGTGCTCGAGTCCGTACCGGAGTCGGCGCTGCCCGAGGTCCGCCTCGACTTCGCCGAGTTACACGGAGGCGCGGCGCGGTGTTCCCCGCGCAATCCCGCCGTGACCGACTCGATCCCGATGTCGGACAACGCGTTATACATCTTCACCTCCGGAACGACGGGATTTCCCAAGGCCAGCAAGATGAGCCACTATCGGTGGCTCGCGGCGATGTCGGGCATCGGCGGGCTCGGCATTCGGTTGCGCCGCGACGACGTCATGTACACCGCGCTGCCCTTCTACCACAACAACGCACTGACGATCTCGGTGTCGTCTGTGCTCGCCTCGGGTGCGTGCCTGGCGATCGGCCGACAGTTCTCCGCGTCGGGATTCATCGACGAGATCATCGAGAACGACGCGACGGCGTTCTGCTATATCGGTGAACTCTGCCGGTACCTGCTCGCGCAACCGGAGCGGCCCACCGATCGCGCCCACCGATTGCGGGTGGCGGTGGGCAACGGCTTGCGCCCCGACATCTGGGATGCGTTCACCGAACGGTTCGGCATCGACCGCATCGTCGAACTCTATGCCGCGAGTGAGGCCAACATCGGCTTCATCAACGTCCTCGGCATCCCCAAGACGGCCGGCTGGTCGCCCCTGAAATATGCCATCGTCGAGTACGACGAGGACACCGGGCAACCGCGGCGAGGACCCGATGGCAAGGTCGTCAAGGTACCCCGGCATGGGACCGGCCTACTCCTGGCCGAGATCAACCGGCGCGTCCCGTTCGACGGCTACACCGATCCGTCGGCATCGGAGAAGAAGGTCGTCACCGGAGCGTTCACAGCCGGCGACAGGTGGTTCAACAGTGGCGATGTGGTACGCGACCAAGGGTTTTCGCACATCGGATTCGTCGACCGGATCGGCGACACGTTCCGGTGGAAGGGTGAGAACGTGGCGACCACCGAGGTCGAGGCCGTCCTCGATGCCCACCCGGCCGTCGAGGAGGCGGTGGTGTTCGGGGTGCAGGTGCCCGGGGTCGACGGCAAGGCCGGTATGGCCGCGATCAGCCTCACGTCCGGCGCCACGTTCGACCCGGTCGCCTTCGCCGAGCATGTCCGCTCCGGACTGCCCGGATACGCGGTGCCACTGTTCGTCCGGCTTACCGACCATCTCGAGCACACCTCGACCTTCAAGAACATGCGGACACAGTTGCGTACCGAGTCGTTCGGCGACACCGGCGACGATCCCGTGTACGTCCTCGACGGCGACGAATACGTCGAGTTCTACGACGGGTTCGTCACCGCACTCGCCGGACCCCGCGCTGCTGTTCGACCGTCGTGA
- a CDS encoding MlaD family protein has translation MTARRTIGSLVMLVVVSISLSAYLVVGVLHLHPFTRYDTVSLELTESGGLQNDSSVLYNGIQVGTVTDLRTGPDGLRATLRIRPGADVPADATVSIANLSMVGEQYVEFTSTTGSGPYLTDGAVIGNGIDPGVSVADMLTSMHGLTSQFDPATLEEIARTISEGWQGRDADLATIGRFSSLTARTIGTYRSEFSGLFDHAQELLTRLDGARIGAVMRATAPKLAHMNIPFSTLWSLLPGLAQATEGATGWYDVIIPFTQKIGEYLNKTMPDVAAIMRVLQPALTAVAPAGRVNLATLVEQGLRIVDENGVLRLTVADPP, from the coding sequence ATGACCGCACGCCGCACGATCGGGAGCCTGGTGATGCTGGTGGTGGTGTCGATCTCGCTCAGCGCCTACCTCGTCGTCGGCGTCCTGCATCTGCACCCGTTCACCCGATACGACACCGTATCGCTGGAACTCACCGAATCCGGTGGCCTGCAGAATGATTCGTCGGTGCTCTATAACGGCATCCAGGTCGGCACGGTGACCGATCTGCGGACCGGACCCGACGGGCTGCGGGCCACCCTCCGGATCAGGCCCGGTGCGGACGTGCCGGCCGACGCGACGGTGAGCATCGCGAATCTGTCCATGGTCGGCGAGCAGTACGTCGAATTCACCTCGACCACCGGATCGGGCCCGTACCTCACCGACGGTGCCGTGATCGGCAACGGCATCGACCCGGGCGTCTCGGTGGCCGACATGCTGACTTCCATGCACGGACTCACCAGCCAATTCGATCCGGCCACCCTCGAGGAGATCGCGCGGACCATCTCCGAGGGCTGGCAGGGCCGCGACGCCGATCTGGCGACCATCGGCCGATTCTCCTCGCTGACCGCCCGCACGATCGGCACCTACCGATCCGAGTTCTCCGGCCTGTTCGACCACGCACAGGAACTGTTGACGCGCCTCGACGGTGCCCGGATCGGCGCCGTGATGCGCGCCACCGCACCGAAGTTGGCGCACATGAACATTCCGTTCTCCACCTTGTGGAGCCTGCTGCCCGGACTCGCGCAGGCTACTGAGGGCGCCACCGGTTGGTACGACGTGATCATCCCGTTTACCCAGAAGATCGGCGAGTACCTCAACAAGACGATGCCCGACGTCGCCGCGATCATGCGGGTGCTCCAGCCCGCCCTGACCGCAGTCGCACCGGCCGGTCGGGTGAATCTGGCGACCCTGGTCGAGCAAGGATTGCGGATCGTCGACGAGAACGGCGTCCTGCGACTGACCGTGGCGGACCCGCCATGA
- a CDS encoding MlaD family protein, whose amino-acid sequence MIRSRWCAAWAAVLASLTVLVAACGVAPTDLPLPATRVDGDSYPLHIEFASVLNLPARSKVVYNGSRIGVLRGVGLAEHDGRRVAVATVDLSADVRLPAGTTAELVQATLLGDFFIALSPPAGATTATIAAGQTIPLSRTTVSPQVEDLLGGVAALANGGTIATLQRIITNANKAFPSDTTERDVGIEVLRALIARSAGQGDDIRSMIDSIETISHTLDVNRSRLAFAFQFGPRRVSGAVSAFLGLSNVLNALGPKVVPIGNLIIPRYATLQGLIGVVDPLVATAVRLDTQAPADIRRLDDLLGDRLVAWAGNPSIDIVDVTEPDGRRTGGSATDTRTVAAVLRMIGAMR is encoded by the coding sequence ATGATCCGATCCCGATGGTGCGCAGCGTGGGCGGCAGTGCTGGCGAGTCTCACGGTTCTCGTGGCCGCGTGCGGCGTTGCGCCGACCGATCTGCCGTTGCCCGCTACCCGCGTCGACGGTGACAGCTACCCGCTACACATCGAATTCGCCTCGGTACTCAACCTTCCCGCACGCAGCAAGGTGGTCTACAACGGCTCACGGATCGGGGTACTGCGCGGGGTGGGTCTGGCCGAACACGACGGTCGCCGGGTGGCGGTCGCGACCGTCGATCTCTCCGCCGACGTCCGGCTGCCCGCCGGCACGACCGCCGAACTCGTGCAGGCGACCCTGCTCGGCGACTTCTTCATCGCGCTGTCACCACCGGCCGGCGCCACCACCGCGACCATCGCCGCCGGCCAGACGATCCCGCTGTCGAGGACCACGGTGTCACCACAGGTCGAAGATCTTCTCGGAGGTGTGGCCGCACTCGCCAACGGAGGCACCATCGCCACCCTGCAACGCATCATCACCAACGCCAACAAGGCTTTTCCGTCCGACACCACCGAACGTGACGTCGGCATCGAGGTGCTGCGCGCGCTGATCGCGCGCAGCGCGGGTCAGGGCGACGACATCCGGTCGATGATCGATTCGATCGAGACGATCTCGCACACCCTCGACGTCAACCGGTCCCGATTGGCGTTCGCCTTCCAATTCGGGCCGCGACGGGTCAGCGGCGCGGTCTCGGCATTCCTCGGACTGTCGAACGTCTTGAATGCCTTGGGGCCCAAAGTCGTCCCCATCGGCAACCTGATCATCCCGCGCTATGCGACTCTTCAGGGCCTCATCGGGGTCGTCGACCCATTGGTCGCCACGGCCGTACGGCTCGACACACAGGCACCCGCCGACATCCGCCGTCTCGATGACTTGCTCGGCGACCGACTCGTCGCCTGGGCGGGTAACCCGTCGATCGACATCGTCGACGTCACCGAACCCGATGGCCGCAGAACCGGCGGGTCGGCGACCGACACCCGGACCGTCGCCGCGGTTCTCCGGATGATCGGGGCCATGCGATGA
- a CDS encoding MlaD family protein: MSRSPKRWRRIIVGVLTIAVIVAATLVIVERRAGHVSGCADMADAVGLYPGNDVTMRGVRIGSITAVSPQAGHVVVRFTLDTPVDFPADVSAVTTSDSIVTDRHLEIPSGRTAGAAWDMRRCIPLARTHTPTSVSAAYAAFDKLASQVTAAASESGERRELVRDSMNRVDATLRGTGADFNAAIAGLAAALGDPGLRDQQLRSLLTNVGELTDFFVQRWPDLQLGLTKLGEFAETFDAWFSVLNPAVVQTTQLTPSLLRLIRTSSPPVFAVLDALMPLLDRIPMDQILALLRRLPLVSTGVQRILARGAAVGGIETAPPAVRVTASSSSAVCAAVNAVMAQACRPSPGATGHVDLALVQLVLASARGR, translated from the coding sequence ATGTCTCGGTCACCGAAGAGGTGGCGCCGGATCATCGTCGGGGTGCTCACGATCGCGGTGATCGTCGCTGCGACGCTGGTCATCGTCGAACGGCGAGCCGGCCACGTGTCGGGGTGCGCGGACATGGCCGACGCCGTCGGCCTCTACCCGGGAAACGACGTCACGATGCGCGGCGTAAGGATCGGCTCCATCACCGCCGTGTCCCCGCAGGCCGGGCACGTGGTCGTGCGGTTCACCCTCGACACGCCCGTCGACTTCCCGGCCGATGTGTCGGCGGTGACCACCTCGGATTCGATCGTCACCGACCGGCACCTGGAGATCCCGTCGGGTCGGACCGCCGGCGCCGCGTGGGACATGAGGCGATGTATTCCGTTGGCGCGCACGCACACCCCGACCAGTGTCAGTGCCGCCTACGCCGCCTTCGACAAGCTCGCCTCCCAGGTCACCGCCGCCGCATCGGAGTCCGGCGAGCGCCGTGAACTGGTGCGCGACAGCATGAATCGCGTCGATGCGACTTTGCGCGGCACCGGCGCGGATTTCAACGCGGCGATCGCCGGGCTCGCCGCGGCGCTGGGCGACCCGGGGCTACGGGATCAACAATTGCGTTCGCTGTTGACCAACGTGGGGGAGCTGACCGATTTTTTCGTTCAGCGCTGGCCGGATCTTCAACTCGGACTGACCAAACTCGGTGAATTCGCCGAGACCTTCGATGCCTGGTTCTCGGTGCTCAATCCGGCCGTCGTCCAGACCACCCAACTGACCCCGTCGCTGTTGCGTCTCATCCGTACCTCCTCGCCGCCGGTGTTCGCCGTCCTCGACGCTCTCATGCCGTTACTCGATCGCATCCCGATGGATCAGATCCTCGCCTTGCTGCGGCGGTTGCCCCTGGTGTCGACAGGAGTCCAACGCATCCTCGCCCGTGGCGCGGCAGTCGGTGGAATCGAGACGGCTCCTCCGGCGGTGCGGGTCACCGCGTCGTCGAGCTCGGCGGTCTGCGCGGCGGTCAACGCGGTCATGGCACAGGCCTGCCGGCCGTCGCCCGGAGCCACCGGACACGTCGACCTCGCGCTGGTCCAACTCGTACTCGCGTCCGCAAGGGGCCGGTGA
- a CDS encoding MlaD family protein, with the protein MTRRRDEASMRRRQFRLGMIGLGVAVVLAAVCGVIYLDPFGHRDVLVALSTSGGLRSGDEVRIAGVRVGEVSAIALHPDRVEVTMRVDSDVALGDLTSADVRLTTAIGGHYVALLPAGRTALGHNIIPMQRTSVPYTLSDVLADSGAVVSKVNGQTIADTLRKVDAALAGQPDAIRQIIADTEQLTTAVGARSDDLDAAVALSDEYISGLNSGRADLVELLRLIGYVGAKAYQVKAEGVETVRSIGALFAFIAKPVDAFTGTIEPPFRQVLDVLNTLRAQPARIDDLLGTLTAIVDQIGDAMGVTNSSGRVDLSSVVVNAPQVQITPDQVTAGGLCVPSPDRRC; encoded by the coding sequence ATGACCCGGCGACGCGACGAAGCATCGATGCGGCGCAGGCAATTCCGGCTGGGCATGATCGGCCTCGGGGTGGCGGTCGTGCTCGCCGCGGTGTGCGGGGTCATCTACCTCGACCCGTTCGGCCACCGCGATGTCCTCGTGGCGTTGAGTACCAGCGGCGGCCTGCGATCCGGCGATGAGGTCCGCATCGCCGGTGTGCGGGTTGGTGAGGTGTCGGCGATCGCCCTGCACCCCGATCGCGTCGAGGTCACCATGCGCGTGGATTCCGATGTCGCACTGGGCGATCTGACGTCGGCCGATGTCCGGTTGACCACCGCCATCGGGGGCCACTACGTCGCGTTGTTGCCGGCCGGCCGGACAGCGCTGGGCCACAACATCATCCCGATGCAACGTACGTCGGTGCCATACACGCTCAGTGACGTTCTCGCCGATTCCGGGGCCGTCGTGTCGAAGGTGAACGGACAGACCATCGCCGACACGCTGCGCAAGGTCGATGCCGCGCTGGCCGGACAACCCGACGCGATCCGGCAGATCATCGCCGACACCGAACAACTGACCACCGCGGTCGGGGCGCGATCCGACGACCTCGACGCCGCGGTCGCCCTGAGCGACGAGTACATTTCCGGACTCAACAGCGGGCGCGCCGATCTGGTCGAACTGCTGCGCCTGATCGGCTACGTCGGGGCCAAGGCCTATCAGGTCAAGGCCGAAGGGGTGGAGACCGTGCGGTCGATCGGCGCGCTGTTCGCCTTCATCGCCAAGCCGGTCGATGCCTTCACCGGCACCATCGAACCACCGTTCCGGCAGGTTCTCGACGTCCTCAACACCCTGCGCGCCCAGCCCGCCCGCATCGACGACCTCCTCGGCACACTGACCGCGATCGTCGATCAGATCGGAGATGCCATGGGCGTCACCAACTCCTCGGGTCGGGTGGATCTGTCGTCGGTGGTCGTCAACGCACCGCAGGTGCAGATCACCCCCGATCAGGTGACGGCCGGTGGGCTGTGCGTCCCGAGCCCGGATCGGCGGTGCTGA
- a CDS encoding MlaD family protein: MNRVRPTATAGFVLFVVAMLLAGWVIFQALDPSVPGAGRTFTARFTDVSGLTVGNDVRELGVRVGKVESISLLDDSGDQAQAQVRFTVNTTTTVYDDTQIAIRYLNLVGQRYLDLQTPAGDSTAPQHELATTAVIPASRTIGSFDITEMFNGLRPLFGTLQPDQLNSLMNNILAVIEGRGPDVGSVLNQLRQLADVVSDRSTLIATVITQLGRVAGEIRYKSPQLNDLISRMGDAFGVLAASADKTQESMRLAARSLGPVRQLLESLDESYYGNYATVDHLLRTWVPAVNTATAALGRLPALIDALDATAHAAGQGGYQCGSGQAIPTPLTRVLLAGVPVVVCR, from the coding sequence ATGAACCGGGTGCGGCCCACGGCCACTGCGGGTTTCGTCCTGTTCGTCGTCGCCATGCTGCTCGCCGGGTGGGTGATCTTCCAGGCGCTCGATCCCTCGGTGCCCGGCGCCGGGCGGACGTTCACCGCCCGCTTCACCGACGTGTCGGGATTGACCGTCGGCAACGACGTCCGCGAACTCGGTGTGCGGGTGGGCAAGGTCGAATCCATCTCGCTGCTCGACGATTCCGGCGACCAGGCCCAGGCGCAGGTGCGCTTCACCGTGAACACCACCACCACGGTCTACGACGACACCCAGATCGCCATCCGCTACCTGAATCTCGTCGGACAGCGGTACCTGGACCTGCAGACCCCCGCAGGTGACTCCACCGCCCCGCAACACGAACTCGCCACCACCGCCGTCATCCCGGCCTCGCGGACCATCGGTTCCTTCGACATCACTGAGATGTTCAACGGGCTCCGGCCGCTGTTCGGCACGTTGCAACCCGACCAACTCAATTCGCTGATGAACAACATCCTGGCGGTGATCGAGGGCCGCGGCCCCGACGTGGGCTCGGTGCTGAACCAGCTGCGTCAGCTCGCCGATGTCGTCTCCGATCGTTCGACGCTCATCGCGACCGTCATCACCCAATTGGGCCGTGTCGCCGGTGAGATCCGGTACAAGTCACCGCAACTCAACGATCTGATCTCCCGGATGGGAGACGCCTTCGGGGTGCTTGCGGCGTCGGCGGACAAGACCCAGGAGTCGATGCGATTGGCCGCGCGCAGTCTCGGGCCCGTACGGCAACTCCTCGAGAGCCTCGATGAGAGTTACTACGGCAACTACGCCACCGTCGATCACCTGCTGCGCACCTGGGTGCCGGCCGTCAACACCGCGACCGCCGCCCTCGGACGACTGCCCGCGCTGATCGACGCGCTCGACGCCACGGCGCACGCCGCGGGGCAGGGTGGTTATCAGTGCGGCTCGGGACAGGCGATCCCCACGCCGCTGACGCGGGTTCTGCTCGCGGGTGTCCCGGTGGTGGTGTGCCGATGA
- a CDS encoding MlaD family protein has protein sequence MIGPPIDVSGRGPSTGVLTRWGLAAIAVLAAIAIPVTLYARGVFDDTVEVTVTSDRISEGLSAGADVKYQGLLVGHVESITIDDQGHQRMRLAVDATQADHIGGHLTATFAPSNIFGVTGIELTPTAPGPALRNGQIIAAQDGSSDVSAVSVLRDIGSISSTLTGSEVTAMINRLDEVVTQISPLMRSGFDLFALAHQHQQMPFAQMLRIADDTLRGAAALSDPFVNLFTTLVEKTAMYADPQETAKVTGALTGLVQTFITLGQVVGTDPGDLATVLDASLTLGAPLGYTLSTVPAAADDAHELIGRLDKMLPRVDGTVRLRLGLTLESLPAITSALLAAGAVRTGGGGR, from the coding sequence ATGATCGGGCCACCGATCGACGTGTCCGGGCGTGGTCCGTCCACCGGTGTGCTGACCCGGTGGGGCCTCGCGGCGATCGCGGTGCTCGCCGCCATCGCCATACCCGTGACCCTCTACGCGCGCGGAGTCTTCGACGACACCGTCGAGGTGACCGTGACCTCCGATCGCATCTCCGAAGGACTCTCGGCAGGCGCCGACGTCAAATACCAGGGATTGCTCGTCGGGCACGTCGAGTCGATCACCATCGACGATCAGGGGCATCAGCGGATGCGCCTGGCCGTCGACGCCACCCAGGCCGACCACATCGGCGGCCACCTCACCGCGACGTTCGCGCCGTCGAACATCTTCGGTGTGACCGGGATCGAATTGACCCCCACTGCACCGGGACCGGCGCTACGCAACGGACAGATCATTGCGGCGCAGGATGGTTCGTCGGACGTGTCGGCGGTGAGCGTCCTGCGTGACATCGGATCGATCAGCTCCACCCTCACCGGCTCCGAGGTCACCGCGATGATCAACCGGCTCGACGAGGTCGTCACCCAGATCTCGCCGCTGATGCGGTCGGGCTTCGATTTGTTCGCACTCGCGCATCAGCACCAACAGATGCCGTTCGCCCAGATGCTGCGTATCGCCGACGACACCCTGCGCGGTGCGGCCGCGTTGTCGGACCCCTTCGTCAACCTCTTCACCACCCTGGTGGAGAAGACCGCGATGTATGCCGACCCGCAGGAGACGGCCAAGGTCACCGGTGCGCTGACCGGCCTCGTGCAGACCTTCATCACCCTGGGCCAGGTCGTCGGCACCGATCCGGGTGACCTGGCCACCGTTCTCGACGCCTCACTCACTCTCGGGGCCCCGCTCGGCTACACCCTGTCCACCGTGCCCGCAGCAGCCGACGATGCACACGAGCTGATCGGCCGGCTCGACAAGATGCTGCCGCGCGTGGACGGCACCGTGCGGTTACGCCTCGGGCTCACGCTGGAGTCGTTGCCCGCGATCACCTCGGCCTTGCTGGCCGCAGGTGCCGTCCGTACCGGGGGTGGCGGCCGATGA
- a CDS encoding MlaE family ABC transporter permease, which produces MLGLEVYLAAHPRVRRLGAITGAPARLLAQLGHQLRFTAQVLGAMPHALRHYRRQTLAVLGDMMWGNGTVIVGGGTVAVLVVLGASVGGSIGVEAFGSLDMFGMGPLTGFLSAYATTREIAPIVVAIGFAAQAGCRMTAEIGSMRIAEEIDALEAQAVQPIPFVVSTRAIAGVITIIPLFLITLILAYLTCALVVTGMHGQSSGTYDHYFTAFLHPVDVVYSLIKAVVFIVAVVLVHGYQGYYARGGPEGVGTATGRAIKFSFILIVVLDMILTLVFWGSDVGFRFSG; this is translated from the coding sequence ATGCTGGGACTCGAGGTGTACCTCGCCGCCCACCCGCGGGTGCGCCGGCTCGGCGCGATCACCGGAGCGCCGGCGCGGCTGCTGGCGCAGCTCGGCCATCAGTTGCGCTTCACCGCACAGGTGCTCGGCGCCATGCCGCACGCGCTGCGTCACTATCGTCGCCAGACGTTGGCCGTCCTCGGTGACATGATGTGGGGCAACGGCACGGTCATCGTGGGCGGTGGGACCGTCGCGGTGCTGGTGGTTCTCGGGGCGTCGGTGGGTGGCTCCATCGGGGTCGAGGCCTTCGGTTCACTGGACATGTTCGGCATGGGTCCGCTCACCGGTTTTCTCTCCGCGTATGCCACCACCCGCGAGATCGCACCCATCGTCGTGGCGATCGGGTTCGCCGCGCAGGCCGGTTGCCGGATGACCGCCGAGATCGGGTCGATGCGGATCGCCGAGGAGATCGACGCACTCGAAGCACAAGCCGTGCAACCGATCCCGTTTGTCGTCAGCACACGTGCCATCGCCGGGGTCATCACCATCATCCCGTTGTTCCTGATCACCTTGATCCTCGCCTACCTCACCTGTGCGCTGGTGGTCACCGGCATGCACGGTCAATCCAGCGGCACCTATGACCACTACTTCACCGCCTTCCTGCATCCGGTCGACGTCGTCTACTCGCTGATCAAGGCGGTGGTGTTCATCGTCGCCGTGGTCCTCGTCCACGGATATCAGGGCTACTACGCCCGCGGCGGACCCGAAGGGGTCGGGACGGCCACCGGCCGCGCCATCAAATTCAGCTTCATCCTCATCGTGGTGCTCGACATGATCTTGACCCTCGTGTTCTGGGGCTCCGACGTCGGATTCAGGTTCTCCGGATGA
- a CDS encoding ABC transporter permease, translating to MSGADEDPDRVGGDTGVAMRVSERGRVAGMLGSSVSTLGRLLDLFATSVGFGVADVVRGRFPVREAYRQMVFFAGVAAIPAALVAIPFGVIISVQVGSLTSQIGASSMAGAAGALGVLRQGAPIATALLLGGAVGSAVAADLGSRTVREEIDALRTMGIDPARRVIAPRLAAVAVIAPLICVEIVFVGVATGYFVNVAFQGGAAGSYLGSFGEFAGLVDLWAALGKAEIFGLVVVAIACQRGMEARGGPRGVADAVNAAVVLSVVASFVLNLLATQLLSMFVQTKVG from the coding sequence GTGTCGGGAGCGGACGAGGACCCGGATCGGGTCGGCGGGGACACCGGAGTGGCGATGCGTGTGAGCGAGCGGGGCCGAGTGGCGGGCATGCTGGGCTCCTCGGTGTCGACCCTCGGGCGCCTACTCGATCTCTTCGCGACCTCGGTGGGGTTCGGCGTCGCAGACGTGGTTCGGGGCCGGTTCCCGGTGCGTGAGGCCTACCGGCAGATGGTGTTCTTCGCGGGGGTCGCCGCGATCCCCGCCGCGTTGGTGGCGATCCCGTTCGGCGTGATCATCTCGGTGCAGGTGGGCAGCCTGACTTCGCAAATCGGGGCGTCCTCGATGGCCGGCGCGGCCGGTGCGCTCGGGGTGCTGCGGCAGGGTGCCCCGATTGCCACCGCACTGCTGCTGGGCGGTGCGGTCGGCTCGGCGGTTGCCGCCGACCTGGGGTCGCGGACGGTTCGTGAGGAGATCGACGCCCTGCGCACCATGGGTATCGACCCGGCGCGGCGGGTGATCGCCCCGCGCCTTGCGGCTGTGGCCGTGATCGCACCCCTGATCTGTGTGGAGATCGTCTTCGTCGGTGTGGCCACCGGATATTTCGTCAACGTCGCGTTCCAGGGCGGTGCGGCCGGCAGCTATCTCGGGTCGTTCGGCGAGTTCGCGGGCCTCGTCGATCTGTGGGCGGCGCTGGGCAAGGCCGAGATCTTCGGTCTGGTCGTCGTCGCCATCGCCTGTCAGCGTGGGATGGAGGCGCGCGGCGGTCCGCGCGGGGTCGCCGACGCGGTCAACGCCGCCGTCGTACTCAGCGTGGTCGCCAGCTTTGTGCTCAATCTCCTTGCCACCCAGCTGCTGTCGATGTTCGTGCAGACGAAGGTCGGGTGA